The Diadema setosum chromosome 12, eeDiaSeto1, whole genome shotgun sequence genome has a segment encoding these proteins:
- the LOC140235625 gene encoding xylosyl- and glucuronyltransferase LARGE1-like, translating into MKVQRQKMAVIRLHRRVVYAAILLLSVPFLVLLYYVTSDHSEAARENSNLLGFNSREAILADRVKEMEHENQMLRRQLSISQSQLQQTYETYQQVLVENNNVSGDTGPLEANRSLPVNCVNSDPIPKCETIHVSIVCAGHNASRDVIILIKSILFYRKNPLHFHFISDEMGQQILSTLFQTWDVPGVKVSFYLAENYKSHVEWIPNKHYSGLYGLMKLLLIEILPPDLQKTIVLDTDITFASDIAELWGLFQRMTSKQALALVENQSDWYLGTLWKKHKPWPALGRGFNTGVILLDLYKLRELKWMQMWLLTAEKELMSQFSTALADQDIINAVIKQHPFLVYTLPCAWNVQLSDNTRSELCYNEVTDLKAIHWNSPKKLRVKNKHVEFFRNLYLTFLEYDGNLLRRELFGCSQGKSNNTLREKLSSLDEDDQCYEFRREQLLMHRTHLYYLDYVKPKITDTDVTLVAQLSMDRLQMLEAICKHWEGPISLALYMSDAEAQQFLRYALSSEVLMARKNIGYHVVYKDGQFYPVNYLRNTAMSQVQTPYLFLSDIDFLPMYGLYDYLRKAISMLDMAGSNKALVVPAFETLRYRLTFPKSKADLLHMLDMGTLFTFRYHVWQKGHAPTNFARWRTATTPYQVQWEPDFEPYVVVKKDCPKYDQRFLGFGWNKVSQIMELDAQSYDFIVLPNAFIIHMPHTPSFDIAKFRTSQQYRTCLQILKEEFQRDMSKKYGFAALKYVAVET; encoded by the exons ATGAAGGTGCAGCGTCAGAAGATGGCCGTCATCCGCCTCCACCGTCGCGTCGTCTACGCGGCCATCTTACTCCTGTCTGTACCTTTTCTGGTCCTGCTCTACTATGTGACCTCAGATCACAGTG AAGCAGCAAGGGAGAACAGCAACCTCCTTGGTTTCAACAGCCGAGAGGCCATCTTGGCTGACAGGGTCAAGGAGATGGAGCATGAGAACCAGATGCTACGACGACAACTCAG caTATCACAGAGTCAGCTGCAGCAGACATATGAAACCTACCAGCAGGTGTTGGTGGAGAACAATAATGTGTCGGGTGACACCGGTCCCCTTGAGGCCAATCGCTCCCTCCCTGTCAACTGTGTCAACTCTGACCCCATCCCGAAGTGTGAG ACCATCCATGTATCCATTGTTTGTGCCGGTCACAACGCCAGTCGAGATGTCATCATCCTTATCAAGTCCATCCTCTTCTACCGGAAGAACCCTCTCCACTTCCACTTCATCTCGGACGAAATGGGTCAGCAGATCCTCTCTACCCTCTTCCAAACCTGGGATGTACCCGGAG taaaagtGAGCTTCTACCTGGCTGAAAATTATAAG AGCCACGTAGAGTGGATACCCAACAAACACTACTCGGGGCTCTACGGGTTAATGAAATTGCTCCTGATAGAAATCCTGCCTCCGGACCTGCAAAAG ACCATAGTCCTCGATACGGACATAACGTTTGCCAGCGACATTGCCGAGCTCTGGGGCCTGTTCCAGCGGATGACCAGCAAGCAAGCCTTGGCCCTGGTGGAGAACCAGAGCGACTGGTACCTTGGCACACTGTGGAAGAAACACAAACCTTGGCCTGCCTTG GGTCGTGGGTTCAACACAGGGGTCATCTTGCTTGACCTCTACAAGCTGCGCGAGCTGAAGTGGATGCAGATGTGGCTACTGACCGCTGAGAAAGAATTGATGAGCCAGTTTTCTACTGCACTTGCAGACCAG GACATTATTAATGCTGTAATCAAACAGCACCCGTTTCTTGTCTACACACTGCCCTGTGCATGGAATGTACAGCTGAGTGACAACACAAGAAGTGAG CTCTGCTACAACGAGGTTACCGACCTCAAGGCCATCCACTGGAACTCTCCCAAGAAACTGCGGGTGAAGAACAAGCATGTGGAGTTCTTTCGCAACCTCTACCTCACGTTCCTAGAGTACGATGGCAACCTGCTCCGGAGAGAATTGTTTGGGTGCAGCCAGGGCAAGTCAAATAACACACTGAGAGAAAAG cTAAGTAGTCTTGACGAGGATGACCAGTGCTACGAGTTCAGAAGAGAGCAATTACTAATGCACAGGACACACCTTTACTACCTGGACTACGTCAAACCG AAAATCACTGACACTGATGTGACTCTGGTGGCCCAGCTCTCCATGGACCGACTTCAGATGCTGGAGGCCATTTGCAAACACTGGGAAG GCCCAATAAGTCTCGCACTGTACATGTCTGATGCCGAGGCCCAGCAGTTCCTGCGCTACGCTCTCAGCTCAGAGGTTCTGATGGCGAGGAAGAACATTGGATACCACGTCGTCTACAAGGATGGG CAATTTTATCCTGTGAACTATTTGCGGAACACAGCAATGAGCCAGGTTCAGACGCCATACCTGTTTCTCAGCGACATCGACTTCCTCCCGATGTACGGTCTCTATGACTACCTGAGGAAGGCTATTAGCATGCTGGACATGGCAGGGTCCAACAAG GCCTTGGTGGTGCCGGCGTTTGAGACCCTGCGGTACCGCCTCACCTTCCCCAAGTCCAAGGCAGACCTCCTCCACATGCTGGACATGGGCACCCTGTTCACCTTCCGCTACCACGTCTGGCAGAAGGGACACGCCCCCACAAACTTTGCCCGCTGGAGGACGGCCACCACACCCTACCAG GTACAATGGGAGCCGGACTTTGAGCCGTACGTTGTGGTCAAGAAGGACTGTCCAAAGTATGACCAGAGGTTTTTAGGCTTTGGCTGGAATAAAGTGTCccaaatcatggaacttgatgCTCAAAG CTATGATTTTATTGTGCTTCCCAACGCCTTCATAATCCACATGCCCCACACTCCCAGCTTCGACATTGCCAAGTTTCGCACCAGCCAGCAATACCGAAC gTGCCTGCAAATCCTAAAAGAGGAATTCCAGCGTGATATGTCCAAGAAATATGGCTTTGCTGCCCTCAAATATGTCGCCGTGGAAACGTGA